One Triticum dicoccoides isolate Atlit2015 ecotype Zavitan chromosome 4B, WEW_v2.0, whole genome shotgun sequence genomic window carries:
- the LOC119295238 gene encoding probable alkaline/neutral invertase F — MKRVSSHVSIASEAEINLDLSRLLIDKPRFTLERKRSFDEQSWSDLSHRHNDGFDSVANSPAFRTGFESPFSTGAHFGEPSGPHPLVNEAWEALRKSVVHFRGQPVGTVAAVDHASEEVLNYDQVFVRDFVPSALAFLMNNEPEIVKNFLLRTLHLQSSEKMVDRFKLGAGAMPASFKVDRNVNRNTETLVADFGESAIGRVAPVDSGFWWIILLRAYTKYTGDASLSESPDCQKCMRLILSLCLSEGFDTFPTLLCTDGCSMIDRRMGIYGYPIEIQALFYMALRCALQLLKPDGEGKDFIEKIGQRLHALTFHMRNYFWLDFPQLNNIYRYKTEEYSHTAVNKFNVIPDSIPEWVFDFMPCKGGYFLGNVSPAMMDFRWFALGNCIAIISSLATPEQSSAIMDLIDERWDELVGEVPLKIVYPALENHEWRIITGCDPKNTRWSYHNGGSWPVLLWLLTAACIKTGRPQMAKRAIELSEARLLKDGWPEYYDGKLGKFVGKQARKFQTWSIAGYLVARMMLEDPSTLMMISMEEDRPVKPTMRRSASWNA, encoded by the exons ATGAAGAGAGTGTCATCGCATGTCTCCATTGCCTCAGAGGCAGAGATTAATCTTGATCTCTCACGGTTACTAATTGACAAGCCAAGGTTCACACTGGAGCGTAAGAGGTCATTTGATGAACAGTCATGGAGTGACCTCTCACATCGGCATAATGACGGCTTTGATAGTGTGGCGAATTCGCCTGCATTCCGCACCGGTTTCGAGTCACCATTCTCAACGGGCGCACACTTCGGTGAGCCAAGTGGACCACACCCCCTTGTGAATGAGGCATGGGAGGCACTCAGGAAATCTGTAGTGCATTTTCGTGGCCAACCTGTGGGTACCGTTGCTGCGGTAGATCATGCATCTGAGGAGGTGCTCAATTATGATCAG GTTTTTGTGCGGGATTTTGTTCCTAGTGCAttggctttcctaatgaacaacgaGCCTGAAATAGTGAAGAACTTCCTCTTGAGAACTCTCCACTTGCAAAGCTCAGAAAAAATGGTAGACCGCTTCAAGCTTGGAGCAGGAGCAATGCCTGCAAGTTTCAAGGTGGACCGGAATGTAAACAGGAACACTGAAACATTAGTTGCAGATTTTGGTGAGAGCGCAATTGGCAGGGTGGCACCAGTGGACTCTGGATTTTGGTGGATTATTCTCCTCCGGGCATATACAAAGTATACTGGAGATGCTAGTTTGTCAGAATCACCTGATTGTCAGAAGTGCATGCGGCTTATACTGAGTCTTTGCTTATCTGAGGGATTCGATACTTTCCCAACTCTGCTCTGCACTGATGGTTGCTCAATGATTGACCGTCGAATG GGTATATATGGTTATCCTATTGAGATCCAAGCTCTCTTCTACATGGCATTAAGATGTGCCCTCCAATTGCTTAAGCCGGATGGTGAAGGGAAGGACTTCATCGAGAAGATAGGGCAACGACTGCATGCATTAACCTTCCACATGAGAAATTACTTCTGGCTTGATTTTCCACAGCTAAATAACATATATAGATACAAAACAGAAGAGTACTCCCACACCGCTGTGAACAAATTCAATGTCATTCCGGATTCAATCCCTGAATGGGTGTTTGATTTCATGCCATGTAAGGGGGGCTACTTCCTTGGCAACGTGAGCCCTGCTATGATGGACTTCAGGTGGTTTGCTCTTGGAAATTGTATTGCCATTATATCATCTCTAGCTACTCCGGAGCAGTCATCGGCAATAATGGATCTGATCGACGAGAGGTGGGATGAGCTAGTGGGTGAGGTGCCTCTGAAGATAGTATATCCTGCACTTGAGAACCATGAATGGAGAATAATTACTGGCTGCGACCCCAAGAATACCCGGTGGAGTTATCATAATGGAGGATCATGGCCAG TTCTTCTATGGCTGCTGACAGCAGCCTGCATCAAGACTGGGCGGCCACAAATGGCGAAGCGTGCCATCGAGCTCTCCGAGGCAAGGCTCCTCAAGGACGGCTGGCCCGAGTACTACGACGGCAAGCTGGGGAAGTTCGTCGGCAAGCAGGCCAGGAAGTTTCAGACATGGTCCATCGCTGGCTACCTAGTCGCGAGGATGATGCTTGAGGACCCATCAACGCTCATGATGATCTCCATGGAGGAGGACCGGCCTGTGAAGCCGACAATGAGGCGGTCGGCGTCATGGAATGCTTGA